In Bombus huntii isolate Logan2020A chromosome 3, iyBomHunt1.1, whole genome shotgun sequence, a single genomic region encodes these proteins:
- the LOC126864183 gene encoding 40S ribosomal protein S17, translating to MSRVRTKTVKKAAKLIIEKYYTRLTMDFHTNKRICEEIAIIPSKSLRNKIAGFVTHLMKRLRHSQVRGISIKLQEEERERRDNYVPEVSALEHDIIEVDPETKEMLQMLGFNNIPGLQLTQSQLPPYSRRS from the exons ATG AGTCGCGTCAGGACAAAGACGGTCAAAAAGGCCGCGAAGCTAATCATCGAGAAATACTATACTCGATTGACCATGGACTTCCATACAAATAAAAGGATATGCGAAGAAATTGCTATTATTCCCAGCAAATCTTTGCGAAACAAAATCGCTGG ATTTGTCACGCACTTGATGAAGCGTCTGAGACACAGTCAAGTACGTGGCATTTCCATCAAACTccaagaagaagagagagaacgCAGGGACAACTATGTTCCTGAGGTGTCTGCATTGGAGCACGATATTATCGAAGTAGATCCAGAAACCAAGGAAATGTTACAAATGCTTGGATTTAACAACATTCCAGGACTTCAACTCACACAATCCCAACTACCACCATATAGCAGACGTtcttaa
- the LOC126864182 gene encoding ubiquitin carboxyl-terminal hydrolase 3-like — protein sequence MECPHLAQSVQFGGNDVEANCTKDLPFVCAVCGTEKSTWLCLYCGAIHCGRYVAGHALQHHEENNQHCVCIDCENLAVFCYMCDEYVINDTTSGQIEKIRRVTFRKDEHKENEENWNTSPSTTPSSRRENSDDNDADALWKAEVVVRNLRPRTARKRLHSLDGTSGDNRPTTKRRSSKITKEKKVVGLRNLGNTCFMNVVLQSFNNISHFCEYLTQMPCLEGIPFDEPPTHRGRIVTPGRAKEFMSDALLAEELRKVLLGLNLGGSNGQAISPECLFLVIWKVVPRFRGYQQQDAHEFLTYMLDRLHTELLQLLPRLGHEPLGLRGKQSIVTAVFGGTLLSVVHCMNCRTDSKTHEPFQDLSLDIPDRLQRRTKEQEEVCSLTYSLTRFFKVEELADSELYFCDNCMGKQRSTKRFWIHRLPNVLCLHIKRFRWCNSYRSKVDTQVDFPMKSLDMSAFTVRGVSGTKLGASNSHLYDLAAVIVHHGSGAGTGHYTAFAVHDGQWFHFNDSSVRPATTDAVAKCKPYILFYVRKEFSIPPPL from the exons ATGGAGTGTCCACATCTTGCTCAAAGCGTCCAATTCGGCGGTAACGACGTAGAAGCGAATTGTACGAAGGATCTACCGTTCGTCTGTGCAG TATGTGGCACTGAGAAAAGTACGTGGCTCTGTCTGTACTGTGGAGCCATTCACTGTGGACGATACGTGGCAGGCCATGCATTACAGCATCACGAAGAAAATAATCAGCACTGTGTTTGTATCGACTGTGAGAACCTGGCAGTATTCTG TTACATGTGTGACGAGTATGTAATTAACGACACGACGAGCGGCCAAATTGAGAAGATACGTCGCGTCACATTTCGCAAAGATGAGCACAAGGAGAATGAGGAGAATTGGAACACGTCGCCGTCTACGACGCCGTCCTCGAGGAGAGAGAACAGTGACGATAACGACGCGGACGCTCTGTGGAAAGCGGAAGTGGTCGTAAGGAACCTCCGACCGAGAACAGCGCGGAAGAGGCTACACTCGTTGGATGGCACAAGCGGGGACAATCGGCCGACGACCAAGCGTAGGAGCTCCAAGATAACCAAAGAGAAGAAGGTCGTCGGCCTGAGAAATCTCGGCAACACCTGTTTCATGAATGTTGTGTTACAATCGTTCAACAACATCAGCCATTTTTGCGAGTATCTCACGCAGATGCCATGCCTAGAGGGCATACCATTCGACGAGCCGCCCACACATAGAGGGCGAATCGTCACGCCCGGTCGAGCAAAAGAGTTTATGAGTGACGCCTTACTCGCGGAAGAGCTCAGGAAGGTACTCCTTGGTTTGAATCTTGGTGGCTCAAATGGTCAAGCCATTTCGCCCGAATGCCTTTTCCTTGTCATCTGGAAAGTCGTACCAAGATTTCGAGGCTACCAACAACAAGACGCTCATGAATTTCTTACCTACATGTTGGACAGACTGCACACCGAGCTCTTGCAATTGTTGCCCAGACTGGGACACGAACCTCTCGGTCTGCGCGGCAAACAGAGCATCGTCACAGCCGTGTTTGGAGGCACCCTTCTTAGCGTG GTCCACTGCATGAACTGCCGTACAGATTCCAAGACGCACGAGCCCTTTCAGGATCTTTCACTGGATATACCGGACAGATTGCAGAGACGAACGAAAGAACAGGAAGAAGTATGCAGTCTCACGTACAGCTTAACGAGATTCTTCAAAGTCGAAGAGCTGGCCGATAGCGAACTATACTTTTGTGACAATTGCATGGGGAAACAGAGATCCACCAAGAGGTTCTGGATACACAGGCTGCCTAAT gtgTTGTGCCTTCACATTAAAAGATTTAGGTGGTGCAATTCCTATCGCTCGAAGGTGGACACACAGGTGGATTTTCCGATGAAATCACTTGATATGTCTGCATTTACGGTGCGTGGTGTGAGTGGAACGAAATTGGGCGCTTCAAATAGTCACTTATATGACTTAGCTGCCGTTATTGTACACCACGGTTCAGG TGCTGGAACTGGACATTATACTGCCTTCGCTGTTCACGACGGACAATGGTTTCACTTTAACGATAGCTCTGTACGACCAGCAACCACGGACGCAGTCGCCAAGTGTAAACCCTATATTCTGTTTTACGTGCGGAAAGAATTCTCCATTCCACCTCCCTTGTGA